The sequence below is a genomic window from Ancylothrix sp. D3o.
GTCGGAGGCATCTTCTATTGGTGTCAGTCGTACTGATTGTTGTTCGCCTGTTCTTACTTTCCTCTTGCCAATTTTTACCATTATTTCCTCGCTTTGGTTCTAACAGTTACCCGTTGATATAATGCAAAGCCTCTTGACCAAGTGGGCACCGGCAGGAATTTGGAAAGAAAACGCCAAGCTTTGCTACCTGTCAGTACCCACCAACTAGAAATTCCCCACGCCATTATTATGCCTGTCCATACCCAATTTAGACCTAATAAAAGCTTACAAATCCAATAAGAAAGCATGGCTATTGCAATCCAAGGTAATAATTGATCTGCTGGAAATGGGCCAAAGTTTGGTTGTGCACCTAGCATTTGATTGACTTTACGAAAAGATGATTTTTCTTCACTCATGTTATGCAGCAGCACCACCAGTAATCACTTGGGTAATAACATCGGCAACTGTTACAGCGACGACAATAATTAAGGGTGTTCTTGCTAAGGTTTGCCAGTCTTGATCTTGCCGTGCTGCTTGTACCACTTGTACCAAAGAAATGCCAACGTAAAGTATGAATAACGCTCGCAATACGTTGAAAACTATGGGTACAACTGTTTCTGCACCAGGGAAAACTCCTAACAGCCAGCTTTCTGCGGCGGTAAAAAATTGGGCACCGGCTGGGGCAGAAAATACCTCAAGCCAAAATATAGCAAACACCCACAAGAATATACTGGGAGATAAACCATAGCGCATCAATATTTTATGGTGCGCTGATAAAAATTGGGATTTCTTACCGTAAATAATCAGCAATCCCCAGAATGCGGCAAGGCTAAACAAGCCTACCAAAATTGATGCAAATGCTCCTCCTACTGCTAAGTTCAGAATTAGCAACACGGTCGCCAATAGCAGTAATTCATTGGTTTGCAAAAGCTGTTTTGTGGGTTTTACACGACCCCCAGAAGAAGCGAATTTTGAAATCATAAAGTGCTCCCTAACACGCACTATCAATATGAATGTTTTTAGAATCACTCCTAATCCTCAAGAGTGCCATCTACCGATAGCAGTAAATTATTTCAAGAGCCTGTCTATGTCTTATTAATTAATAAACACGATTTTAGCGACCGATATCAAGCATTACAGTTTTAAGAAAAATTAAGTAACATTTTTTTAAGAGACAACTCCTGCATTCAAATAAAAATAAACACCAAACACATCAATTAATATCAAACCCTAGATAGACCTATTTCCCCCTGCTATACTGCCTTTAGGAATAGCTAACACCAAACACAACAGCAACTATGACAATGATTTTCCCCTAAATATTTGGGAAATTTAGGGGAAAAAACCAAGAAAAAGTTAGGGGACAAATCTCTAAGGACTTGTCCCCTAATTTATTAGGTTGAAGTTTAGGGGAAGCTTTGTCAGGAATCAAAAAGGGGGCGAGAGAGGAGACAGGCTAAAGCGTGAATAAAAGAGCAGAGTTCTGTATCCCAAGGGGTTTGCTTCCAGAATAGTAAAGCAAACTTAGCTTGGCGGCTTAACTTACTGAAGCGGACAAGATTAGCATCAACTTGTTGGAATTGAACAGCTAAATTGGAAGCCTCATCAGCATCTTCTAACTTCGTAAGCAGAAAAGCCGGAAAATTATCAGTGGTTTCGATATTGCTGACTCCATCACCCCCATCCAACAAACAGCAAACCTCAGCATCCAAAGCATTCTTTATCTCAAAAAGTAGAGATCTGTCGAGTGTTTTTTGCTCGGAGATAGCCAACCTTGAGAGTAACCGAGTCTTCAATTGTTCCCGTTTTAAACTATCAATACTTTCCTTTAGTTGGTAATCAGAATGATAGGCAGAAGTTTTCTCAATAGAGAAGCCTACCACTCCCCTTACTACCCCATTATCATCAACTATTGGCTGGGCTACACTTGAGTACACATGATTTTCTATTTTACTAATCCATTGTGCCGACCGGCCTTGCAAGCCTTCTTTCATTCTATAAAAAACGTCTGGGTAATCTTTATACAAATTAAACACGGACTTTCCTACAACTTCTCCTGGTTGTAAGCCTAGCTTCTCTAGCCCTTTACCCTCTGATAAAGTAAAAATCCCATCAGTATCTATTGCATACAAAATAATATCTGTCCTATCAACTACTGCTTGTAATAAATTTTTATGCTTTAAAAACTGTTCTTTCAATTGGGCTTCATCTGTAATATCTCGGATAATCACCAAAATTTCAGTATTATCAGTCATAGTAATCCTTGCCTCATAATGATAACGCTTTGAATTTTCTTCTAAAGAATAAACCATCTTTTGAGGAGTGCCGGTAATACGGGCATCGTTTATCGCATCCATTGCTCTTGCTGCAACCTCTGCCGGTAAGACGGCAGTCAGGGGTTGGCCAATGATTTTATCTAAAGGCAGATAAGGAGTTTTACCAGATGGTGAAATAAAGTCTATGTAACGTCCCTCACGATCTAGCCTAATTAAAATGTCAGGAACTGCTTTAATTAAGGAAGCATTAATGGCTTCACTTTCTGCCAATTTTTGTTGAGCAAGGAAGCGCTGAGTAACATCCCGACAATTCAAAGTAATACCAGCTATATATGGATTACTGATACAATTAGAGATAACCGCCTCCAGATAACGCTTTTCCCCTTGATTATTCTGGACACAAAACTCTATTGTCATCGATTCTCCATCTGGTGAACCTGATAGCAACTGCAACGCTTTTAAAACAGCCGCTCTATCCGACCAGCATACCCAATCTAGTAGTTTTTTCCTAACTACTACGTCTTCCCCCTCTCCCAGGATGTTTTTCACTGAAGTGCTGGCATAGCAAATTGAGTAGGTTTCATCTAAAATCAAGTAAGTGTCTGTTGAATTCTGGACAAGCATTCTCCATTTTGCCTCAGAAGCAATTAAAGCTTCTTGGGATAGCTTGGTTGTCGTTATATCACTTACCATCCCCACAATAAAACGGGGTGTATGTCCTTCATAAAAAACTTGAGAGCTTCCAATTAAAGTGTGCCATGCTTCCTGATAAAATACTCTAAATTCAATTTCTTCTGAACCTGAAATCGTATTGAAGCTGAGCAATTGTTCGGCAACTGCATAATCTTCTGGGTGTACCATGCCAAACAAAATATTTAGTAGGTTTTCTGAACCTTCTGGTGGCAACCATTCGTGCATGATGCCCAACAATTCTAAATGTTTTCTCTGTAAATCCCAACACCAACCCCCTATCCTCATATTTTTTAGCAAATTGGAATAGATGGGAGCATTTCTACCGTTTAATAAATTCATACTTTCTCCTTACTTCTGCTCAGTTACATTAAACAAATAAGCAAGCATTGTTGTCTCTGGTAGTGTTTTGTGACAAGCTTCTAAACGAACAAAAAAGCGTCGGGCTATTGAACAATTCAGATTACCCACACTCGGCGATTGAGCAACCGCAAATGAAATATCAGACATTAACCCTAAGAGAACACGAGCCCCATAAAACGATTTAATCTGACAGCTATCTCTGCGGTAAGTTAAAATTGTTGTCCGCTCTAGTTTATCCGATAATACTACTAAATTGTCGCTGCTCTTTAACTCCAATTTCTTAGCAGTTACAGGAAACTCGCTAAGCATAACCCACTGCTTCAAGGATTTAATAAATTGCTCACTTTGCTCTGGAACAATATTAAAAACAACTTTTGGAGAAGGTTGCTGAGTTAAATCTATCTTCTTAGGGACTTTAACCTCAGATAAACTAATATCTGAACTCTCACCCATTACCACCCTCTCTCGACCTTGTTTTTCACTTTCCATCGGCTTCTCCACCGGCTTCTCCACCGAGTACAGACGTTCCGGCGGAACTTTACTACCCACCGACTTCTCCATCGGCTTCTCCACTGGCTTCTCAATAACTTGCCCAACAGAAACTGGTTTTAGGGGGGCTGTATTTGAATTCTGAATTTCTTTATACTGACTAACATGACTTACACTGCTATCAACAGAATGAGTAGATGCAGCTTCTACAAGTTCTACAAATTTCCACTCTTTTTTAGAAAAGACTGTAGAAAAACAATCCGGAAAACTATAAGTGACAACGCTTCCATTTACCTCTGCTTTTAAAAAAATATCAGATTCATTCTCAATAAATAAATTTAAAACTTTTACTATTTTTTCACCCACTGAGGTTTTTGCATTTATCGGTTGCATTCGATAAGTTTTTCCAATCTCTAATGGCAATGAACCAATATATTTATCAGGCAGCTTAGATTGATGCTCGGACTGCACGGAACGAGAATGTCGCAAGTAAATATAAACCTTGCCGTTTATCCGCTTTTTTTCAAGATAAAAACTCGCTAACTTAACTTGGGGCGATGGCGATTTTGTTAACTGCTCTTCCAAAATTAGCTCATCTAAATTATCTCTGATTCTCAGTAAATAATCTAAATCAAAAATTCCACTCTCTAATAATCGCATAATTTTCTTAAAGGCTTGATTTGGCGATAAATCCCCAGGGTTAGTTTCTTTACTAAAAGCTGTTTTAAAAACCATATTATCCCGACCTCAACAATCCTTGACAACAATCCTGGCTAATAATCCATACCTTCGATATTAACACAAAATTCCAGCCGCTCCCCACGCCATCGATAGGCTGTACGCAAAAAGAAAAGCTATAAAATTAGAAAATAGTAAATATCCAACTTTGTAATGAAAAAACTGTACCCGGTAGTCATCATCCCCCAAAGTTTAGAAAAGCTGCTCCCTGATAGAAAAAAGCTATCTCCAATACAAACAAATCGAATTCACCTAATAACGAAAACAAAAGCAAGGAAAAAAGATGATTTAGCCTGGCTGTACTGGGCTGTCGTAATCGGTTGTCTTGGCTCCATAGGCTTCCTACTAATACTAGGGGTAAATCCTATAGTCATTATAATATTAGCCATTATTGCTGCTGCGCTAATTGGCTGCATTTTTATTTACGAAAGTTTATATAAGAAGGGTTCACCGGCC
It includes:
- a CDS encoding PAS domain S-box protein, which gives rise to MNLLNGRNAPIYSNLLKNMRIGGWCWDLQRKHLELLGIMHEWLPPEGSENLLNILFGMVHPEDYAVAEQLLSFNTISGSEEIEFRVFYQEAWHTLIGSSQVFYEGHTPRFIVGMVSDITTTKLSQEALIASEAKWRMLVQNSTDTYLILDETYSICYASTSVKNILGEGEDVVVRKKLLDWVCWSDRAAVLKALQLLSGSPDGESMTIEFCVQNNQGEKRYLEAVISNCISNPYIAGITLNCRDVTQRFLAQQKLAESEAINASLIKAVPDILIRLDREGRYIDFISPSGKTPYLPLDKIIGQPLTAVLPAEVAARAMDAINDARITGTPQKMVYSLEENSKRYHYEARITMTDNTEILVIIRDITDEAQLKEQFLKHKNLLQAVVDRTDIILYAIDTDGIFTLSEGKGLEKLGLQPGEVVGKSVFNLYKDYPDVFYRMKEGLQGRSAQWISKIENHVYSSVAQPIVDDNGVVRGVVGFSIEKTSAYHSDYQLKESIDSLKREQLKTRLLSRLAISEQKTLDRSLLFEIKNALDAEVCCLLDGGDGVSNIETTDNFPAFLLTKLEDADEASNLAVQFQQVDANLVRFSKLSRQAKFALLFWKQTPWDTELCSFIHALACLLSRPLFDS